The Thiorhodovibrio litoralis genome includes a window with the following:
- a CDS encoding DUF3096 domain-containing protein, translating into MLHPIIQPLIALIAGILILVRPALLNFIVAIYLIAVGVLGLLGLAGL; encoded by the coding sequence ATGTTGCACCCAATCATCCAACCCCTGATCGCCCTGATCGCCGGCATCTTGATTCTGGTCCGGCCCGCGCTGCTTAATTTCATTGTTGCGATCTATTTGATCGCCGTCGGCGTCCTTGGCTTGCTGGGCCTGGCCGGGCTCTGA
- a CDS encoding CBS domain-containing protein: protein MSVIQTLRSDVTPVAADAPLLDGARCLGQGATALVPVIDGGQLVGMLSARDIVVNAVVAERDLDRLTVADVMSRPHRCEPQTPIDEVAKHLATIDQPGLVVQDPGDASILGVVEMAALLRPPAQQPHGPEPDYAKRVRGAGA from the coding sequence ATGAGTGTGATTCAAACCCTGCGCTCGGACGTGACGCCGGTCGCGGCTGACGCGCCGCTGCTCGACGGGGCGCGCTGTCTCGGTCAGGGGGCCACCGCCTTGGTGCCAGTCATCGACGGCGGCCAGCTGGTCGGCATGCTGAGCGCGCGCGACATTGTCGTCAATGCCGTGGTGGCCGAGCGCGATCTCGACCGGCTGACGGTCGCTGACGTGATGAGCCGCCCGCATCGCTGCGAACCGCAGACGCCGATTGATGAGGTCGCCAAACACCTGGCCACCATCGATCAACCGGGCCTGGTGGTCCAAGACCCGGGCGACGCCAGCATTCTCGGCGTGGTGGAGATGGCGGCACTGTTGCGCCCGCCCGCCCAGCAACCCCATGGACCGGAGCCGGACTACGCCAAACGGGTGCGCGGCGCCGGGGCGTGA
- a CDS encoding transketolase: MTDPHASNDPGRDAAPETASARPDAVVDPALSATAARLRAHVLRMTTTAGSGHPTSALSAAELVSALFFQRMRWDPSDPGGRDQDRFLLSKGHAAPILWAALHEAGALDESPETLRQLDSTLEGHPSPRNPWVPALTGSLGQGLSIINGMALANRFDGIDARLYCLLGDGECSEGSVWESAQFAAAQRLGAITALVDANGLQQSGPSPTANEPDRLAERFRAFGWSAEVIDGHDLDAIVRTLSPVDEEQPRALIARTVKGQGVSFLAGADGWHGKALSAEECEAALNEIQAPAQGIQITPRRVPVSPPPALAPAAVMPPVQPASPQPERRGELAATRSGFGSALARAGARREDLIVLDGDVRHSTKTQAFAAQHPDRFIDAGIAEQNMIGTALGLAVSGKRPCVSSFAAFLSRGYDFLRMAAHSRPPHLLVVGSHAGVSIGEDGASQMGLEDIAMFRALDGATVLYPSDAVSAERLTEQALEQPGLTYLRTTRGKTPVLYESEEAFPIGGSKTLIASDQDRLTLVAAGVAVSEALDAHVQLLESGVPTRVIDAYSIEPLDVETLLRAGRETGGLLVVEDHHLNGGLGDAVAARVGRETRVFRLGVTGEPHSGTPAQLRQRHRLSGKAIERAALAMAA, from the coding sequence ATGACAGACCCGCACGCTTCCAACGATCCCGGTCGAGATGCTGCGCCGGAGACCGCGTCCGCGCGGCCCGACGCGGTCGTCGATCCGGCGCTTTCCGCCACCGCCGCGCGCTTGCGCGCCCATGTGCTGCGCATGACGACAACGGCGGGTTCCGGCCATCCCACTTCCGCGCTCTCGGCGGCGGAATTGGTCAGCGCGCTCTTCTTCCAGCGCATGCGCTGGGACCCCAGCGACCCCGGCGGACGTGATCAGGACCGCTTTCTGCTCTCCAAGGGGCATGCGGCGCCGATTCTCTGGGCCGCCTTGCACGAAGCCGGCGCCCTCGATGAGTCCCCGGAAACCTTGCGCCAGCTCGACAGCACGCTCGAGGGGCACCCATCTCCGCGTAATCCCTGGGTGCCTGCTCTCACGGGATCCCTCGGCCAGGGACTGTCCATCATCAATGGCATGGCCCTGGCCAACCGCTTCGACGGCATCGACGCCAGGCTCTATTGCCTGCTGGGCGACGGCGAATGCAGCGAAGGTTCGGTGTGGGAAAGCGCCCAGTTCGCCGCCGCCCAGCGCCTGGGCGCCATCACCGCCCTGGTCGATGCCAACGGGCTGCAACAAAGCGGCCCCTCACCAACGGCCAATGAACCGGATCGGCTGGCCGAGCGGTTTCGCGCCTTCGGCTGGTCAGCCGAGGTCATCGACGGTCATGACCTTGATGCCATTGTGCGGACCTTGAGTCCTGTGGATGAGGAACAGCCACGGGCCTTGATCGCCCGCACCGTCAAAGGCCAGGGGGTGTCATTCCTCGCCGGTGCCGATGGTTGGCACGGCAAGGCGCTATCGGCCGAGGAATGCGAGGCCGCGCTCAACGAAATCCAGGCGCCTGCCCAGGGCATTCAGATCACGCCGCGGCGGGTGCCGGTGTCGCCACCACCTGCGCTGGCTCCGGCCGCGGTTATGCCCCCTGTGCAGCCGGCATCACCACAGCCCGAACGACGTGGCGAGCTGGCGGCGACGCGCAGCGGATTCGGCAGCGCACTAGCGCGCGCCGGTGCGCGGCGCGAAGACCTGATCGTACTGGATGGCGACGTGCGCCATTCGACCAAGACCCAGGCATTCGCCGCGCAGCATCCAGACCGGTTCATCGACGCCGGCATCGCCGAACAGAACATGATCGGCACCGCCCTGGGCTTGGCTGTTAGTGGCAAGCGGCCCTGCGTGTCGAGCTTCGCCGCCTTTCTCAGTCGCGGCTATGATTTTCTGCGCATGGCCGCGCATTCGCGCCCGCCGCATCTGCTGGTGGTCGGCAGCCATGCCGGCGTGAGTATCGGCGAGGACGGCGCCTCGCAGATGGGACTGGAGGACATCGCCATGTTCCGCGCCCTCGACGGTGCAACAGTGCTCTATCCGAGTGATGCCGTCAGCGCCGAGCGGCTCACCGAGCAAGCCCTGGAGCAACCCGGCCTGACCTACCTGCGCACCACCCGCGGCAAGACCCCGGTGCTCTATGAGTCCGAGGAGGCTTTTCCCATCGGTGGCAGCAAGACCTTGATCGCCTCCGATCAGGATCGCCTGACTCTGGTGGCCGCGGGCGTGGCTGTCTCCGAGGCCCTGGATGCGCATGTGCAACTGCTGGAGAGCGGAGTGCCCACCCGGGTGATCGACGCCTATTCGATCGAGCCCCTGGATGTGGAGACCCTGCTGCGCGCCGGGCGCGAAACCGGTGGCCTGCTGGTGGTGGAAGATCATCATCTCAATGGCGGGCTCGGTGATGCCGTGGCCGCCCGGGTCGGGCGCGAGACACGGGTGTTTCGCCTCGGTGTCACCGGCGAGCCGCACTCCGGCACCCCGGCGCAATTGCGTCAGCGCCACCGCCTGTCCGGCAAAGCCATCGAGCGCGCAGCGCTGGCGATGGCGGCCTGA
- a CDS encoding TusE/DsrC/DsvC family sulfur relay protein has protein sequence MSDTGKIIDNPDTSSPRRPDRQIELEDWTPEEGHRIAESLGIGMSDAHWQVIAILRDHYLEHGMPGSGRDLSDHLDVEFAEQGGRRHLRRLFPQGPVLQGLQIAGLPIPPYTQDEGFGVAR, from the coding sequence ATGTCAGACACGGGAAAGATCATCGACAACCCTGATACTTCAAGCCCCCGCCGCCCCGACCGGCAGATTGAACTCGAAGACTGGACCCCCGAGGAGGGTCATCGCATTGCCGAGTCACTGGGTATCGGGATGAGCGATGCGCACTGGCAGGTGATCGCGATATTGCGCGACCATTATCTCGAACATGGTATGCCAGGCAGCGGTCGTGACCTCTCCGATCACCTCGACGTCGAATTCGCCGAGCAGGGCGGGCGTCGTCATCTGCGCCGATTGTTCCCCCAAGGCCCAGTCCTCCAGGGGCTTCAGATCGCCGGCCTGCCGATTCCGCCCTACACCCAGGATGAGGGTTTTGGTGTCGCCCGCTGA
- a CDS encoding YihY/virulence factor BrkB family protein: MTRRFFGEDLSLIAAGVGFYGLLGLFPAIAALVTTYDLMFDAAQIRSQFDAMRALFPQQVHDLIAARLDSAVDGPKQALGLGLAGAVALSVWGATRGTRALIIALNAAYDEEERRGFFLLNLQAFGLTFFLVLVFAVAIVATVAVPVLINLLSFGAVSEVLAAWLRWPLLAAVGLFALAMLYRFGPSRRAARWRWLPVGSLVAGVLWLSASGLFSFYVANFGSYSATYGSLGAVIVLILWLYLSALAVILGACINAETERQTARDSTIGPSRPRGDRGAEVADKLPDDRRADCSG, translated from the coding sequence GTGACACGACGGTTCTTCGGCGAGGATTTGAGCCTGATCGCCGCAGGCGTTGGCTTCTATGGTTTGCTGGGGCTGTTTCCGGCGATCGCCGCGCTGGTGACCACTTACGACCTGATGTTCGACGCGGCGCAGATCCGCTCGCAGTTCGATGCCATGAGGGCGCTCTTCCCGCAGCAGGTGCATGACCTAATCGCGGCGCGGCTCGACAGTGCCGTGGACGGCCCTAAACAAGCCCTTGGGCTGGGACTGGCCGGGGCCGTGGCCCTCTCGGTGTGGGGCGCGACCCGCGGCACCCGGGCGCTGATCATCGCGCTCAATGCCGCCTACGACGAGGAGGAGCGCCGGGGATTTTTTCTGCTCAACCTGCAAGCCTTTGGGCTCACCTTCTTTTTGGTGCTGGTCTTCGCCGTGGCGATTGTCGCAACGGTTGCCGTGCCGGTGTTGATCAATCTGCTCAGCTTCGGCGCCGTATCCGAGGTGCTGGCCGCTTGGCTGCGCTGGCCGCTGCTGGCCGCAGTGGGGCTATTCGCGCTGGCCATGTTGTATCGCTTTGGGCCCTCGCGCCGGGCCGCGCGCTGGCGCTGGCTGCCGGTCGGTTCCCTGGTTGCCGGCGTGCTCTGGCTGAGCGCATCCGGGCTATTTTCCTTCTATGTCGCCAATTTCGGTTCCTACAGCGCGACCTACGGCTCATTGGGCGCCGTCATCGTGTTGATTCTGTGGCTGTACCTTTCGGCGCTGGCGGTGATTCTGGGCGCCTGCATCAATGCCGAAACCGAGCGTCAAACCGCGCGCGACAGCACCATCGGCCCGTCGCGCCCGCGCGGCGACCGCGGCGCCGAGGTGGCGGACAAGCTGCCCGATGACAGACGGGCGGATTGTTCGGGGTGA
- a CDS encoding CHAD domain-containing protein translates to MAYEFDLTRPLDDELRRIALERVDHALGQIDTAGVSDPERVHEIRKDCKKLRGLLRLVRPAVPELYKQENAAFRDVAAELSRLRDAEAAIETFDALIAHFRANLAPESLLPIRRALESHHERLAANIQPLGDQLQATGAVLAEARERVLAWSLPGVSDEDAGWPLIGPGLAKTYKRGRRAMAKADAEPSVETFHDWRKRAKYLRYHIRLLRPAWPKLLKATHREVKRLGDWLGDAHDIAVLEQTLADAEDLSPSGDNEKTLLALAAQRRAQLRQQAHALGVRLYAEKPKHLERRMRSYWQHAR, encoded by the coding sequence ATGGCTTATGAATTTGACCTGACCCGACCGCTCGACGACGAGCTTCGCCGCATTGCCCTGGAGCGCGTCGATCATGCGCTCGGGCAGATTGACACCGCGGGGGTCAGCGACCCCGAACGGGTTCATGAAATTCGCAAGGACTGCAAGAAGCTGCGCGGTTTGTTGCGGCTGGTGCGACCGGCGGTGCCGGAACTCTACAAGCAGGAGAACGCCGCATTCCGCGATGTCGCGGCGGAACTGTCGCGGCTGCGTGACGCCGAGGCGGCGATCGAGACCTTCGACGCCTTGATTGCGCACTTTCGCGCCAACCTCGCGCCGGAATCCCTGCTGCCCATTCGCCGCGCGCTGGAATCCCATCACGAGCGACTCGCGGCAAACATCCAGCCCCTGGGTGATCAGCTCCAAGCGACAGGGGCCGTTCTAGCCGAGGCGCGCGAGCGGGTTCTGGCCTGGTCGCTTCCGGGCGTGAGCGACGAGGACGCGGGTTGGCCGCTGATCGGTCCCGGACTGGCAAAAACCTACAAACGCGGGCGCCGGGCAATGGCCAAGGCCGATGCCGAGCCAAGCGTTGAAACCTTTCACGACTGGCGCAAGCGCGCCAAATACCTGCGCTATCACATTCGGCTGCTGCGCCCGGCTTGGCCGAAGCTGCTCAAGGCGACGCATCGCGAGGTCAAGCGTCTTGGCGACTGGCTTGGCGACGCGCACGACATCGCAGTGCTCGAGCAAACACTCGCCGATGCCGAGGACTTGAGCCCAAGCGGTGACAATGAAAAGACCCTCTTGGCGTTGGCGGCACAGCGTCGCGCGCAGTTGCGCCAACAGGCGCATGCGCTTGGCGTGCGCCTATACGCGGAGAAACCCAAGCACCTTGAGCGGCGCATGCGCAGTTACTGGCAGCACGCACGCTAG
- a CDS encoding type II toxin-antitoxin system RelB/DinJ family antitoxin yields MMATTSMVHVRIDEQIKVQATETLAAMGLSVSDAVRVFLTRVVADQQLPFALKVPNAETRAAMSEADAIAKAHRARFESAEDLFDDLEKNSVK; encoded by the coding sequence ATGATGGCTACCACGTCGATGGTTCATGTGCGTATTGACGAGCAGATCAAGGTGCAGGCCACGGAAACATTGGCGGCCATGGGATTATCGGTCTCCGATGCGGTTCGGGTTTTTCTAACCCGCGTAGTGGCTGATCAACAGCTCCCGTTTGCGCTGAAGGTACCGAACGCAGAAACGCGCGCGGCCATGAGCGAGGCTGATGCCATCGCCAAGGCGCATCGTGCTCGTTTCGAGAGTGCTGAAGACCTGTTCGATGACCTCGAGAAAAACAGCGTCAAATAA
- a CDS encoding type II toxin-antitoxin system YafQ family toxin, which produces MTSRKTASNKRAWLPRASDYSRSFLKDWVRLTRSGRFDMNRLKEAMLLLIANDAPLAPEWKDHPLEGEWSGHRECHIGGDFLLAYRIDDVGKHDQVIFVRTGTHAELFK; this is translated from the coding sequence ATGACCTCGAGAAAAACAGCGTCAAATAAGCGCGCGTGGCTCCCGCGTGCCTCTGATTATTCGAGGAGTTTTCTTAAGGATTGGGTACGTCTTACCAGGTCCGGGCGATTCGACATGAATCGCCTCAAGGAGGCGATGTTGCTGCTTATCGCTAACGACGCGCCGCTAGCGCCAGAATGGAAGGATCATCCTTTAGAAGGCGAGTGGTCAGGGCACCGAGAGTGCCATATCGGTGGAGACTTTTTGCTGGCATACCGAATCGATGATGTTGGTAAACATGATCAAGTGATTTTTGTGCGCACAGGAACACATGCAGAATTGTTTAAGTAA
- a CDS encoding efflux RND transporter permease subunit, giving the protein MTARDQPQPSDQEQPSAGALGLAGRISAFFIDNPVTPILILIAVVLGVVGITLVPREEEPQIPVPLVEVIVPAPGLSAQDVVEAITRPVEDIVTGIAGVDHVYSRSREGQAVISLRFYPGTSSDDAALRVIERIGANGERRPAGIPEPLIVARGIEDVAVVTLTVAPTAAAAERYSRADAWDIAEELRWRMATIDRVGLTYLVGAGGTQLRVEPDPSALARWGVSASELVERIAAANETLAPGDLLSPQAGRQALKLGGGLADPSTLGNLVVTTRDGRPVYVRDLARTLIAPPQPGPLVWHQETTEDGALQPARPAAVLAIGKRPGANGVAVAEAALQVLETARKDIIPAGMEVSITRNYGQSASDNARALLWQLVGATLTIVVLIAAAVGVREALVVALVIPTTILLTFFALWAFGDTINRVSLFALIFAIGILVDDAIVVVENITRHWGGQPPDDHARAAAMAVRAVDEVGNPTLISTLTIIAALLPMLAVTGLMGPYMAPIPANASAAVIFSTAVALTATPWLLLRLRGLRLPLRQSQPGRGDGDPLGALYRRMAAPVLRTRRRAALFLLVVLLATLASFALFAVSAVTVKLLPFDDKREIQVVVDLPENATAEQTDRVLRAIGNRLAPMPEITSLQRYVATSAPFNFNGLIRQYYLRELPFQGDIKVNLSPAAERKRSSHAIALAIRERIADVPAPRGTAIQVVEVPPGPPVFATLLAEVYGPDPQSRRTAARAVRAAFNEVDFIVDIDDSIGVRRERLHLRPDQAALERLGVSERAVLRELDLLLGGRALEPTTERAAHGAWPVIIELGRRDRGQLDTLLSAPVAAAEGLVELAQVVNLESAQTERPVFRRNGRSLVMVQATLAGKREAPLYGMLQVQQALRAADVDIAVRLRGQPVSPERPVLLWHGEWEITYTTFRDMGLAFLGAFVLIYALVVGHFGRFKLPLVIMLPVPLTLLGIVVGHWVIGAKFTATSMIGFIALAGIVVRNSVLLIEFIESRRQAGARVREAVIEAGAVRFRPILLTAVTAMIGALFIILDPIFKGLATSLFFGLISSTLLTTLAIPALYIWRRGDDRDPQAQRAG; this is encoded by the coding sequence ATGACGGCACGCGACCAGCCTCAGCCATCGGATCAGGAGCAGCCGTCGGCAGGCGCCTTGGGCCTGGCGGGGCGCATCAGCGCCTTTTTCATCGACAACCCGGTGACGCCGATCCTGATTCTGATTGCGGTGGTGCTCGGTGTCGTGGGTATCACGCTGGTGCCGCGCGAAGAGGAGCCGCAGATCCCGGTGCCGTTGGTTGAGGTGATCGTGCCGGCGCCGGGACTGTCGGCGCAGGATGTGGTGGAGGCGATCACGCGCCCGGTCGAGGACATCGTCACCGGAATCGCGGGCGTGGACCACGTCTACTCGCGCAGCCGCGAAGGCCAGGCGGTGATTTCGCTGCGCTTCTATCCCGGCACCAGCAGCGATGATGCGGCCTTGCGCGTGATCGAGCGCATCGGCGCCAACGGCGAGCGCCGACCGGCCGGTATCCCCGAGCCCTTGATCGTCGCTCGCGGCATTGAGGACGTGGCCGTGGTGACGCTCACCGTCGCACCAACCGCAGCGGCCGCCGAGCGTTACAGCCGAGCCGATGCCTGGGACATCGCCGAGGAGCTGCGCTGGCGCATGGCCACCATCGACCGCGTGGGCCTGACCTACCTGGTCGGCGCCGGCGGCACGCAGCTGCGGGTGGAACCGGACCCGAGTGCACTGGCCCGCTGGGGCGTGAGTGCCAGCGAACTCGTCGAGCGCATCGCCGCCGCCAACGAGACCCTGGCGCCCGGCGATCTGCTCTCGCCGCAGGCCGGGCGTCAGGCACTGAAGCTCGGCGGCGGACTCGCCGACCCCAGCACCCTCGGCAACCTGGTGGTCACCACCCGCGACGGCCGCCCGGTCTATGTGCGCGACCTGGCCCGGACCCTGATCGCGCCGCCGCAGCCGGGACCGCTGGTTTGGCATCAGGAGACCACCGAGGACGGCGCATTGCAGCCCGCGCGGCCGGCGGCGGTGCTGGCGATCGGCAAGCGCCCGGGGGCCAATGGTGTCGCGGTGGCCGAGGCGGCGCTGCAGGTCTTGGAGACCGCGCGCAAGGACATCATCCCCGCCGGCATGGAGGTGAGCATCACCCGCAACTATGGCCAAAGCGCCAGCGACAACGCCCGCGCGCTGCTGTGGCAGCTGGTCGGCGCGACCCTAACCATTGTCGTGCTGATCGCAGCGGCGGTCGGGGTGCGCGAGGCGCTTGTTGTCGCCCTGGTGATCCCGACCACGATCTTGCTGACCTTCTTCGCCCTCTGGGCCTTCGGCGACACCATCAACCGGGTCAGTCTGTTCGCGCTGATCTTTGCCATTGGCATCCTCGTTGACGACGCCATCGTGGTGGTGGAGAACATCACCCGGCACTGGGGCGGACAGCCCCCCGATGATCACGCGCGGGCTGCGGCCATGGCGGTGCGCGCTGTCGATGAGGTCGGTAACCCGACCCTCATCTCGACCCTGACCATCATCGCGGCGCTGCTGCCGATGCTGGCGGTAACCGGTCTGATGGGGCCCTATATGGCGCCGATCCCGGCCAATGCGTCGGCGGCGGTGATCTTCTCGACGGCGGTGGCATTAACCGCCACGCCCTGGCTACTACTGCGCTTGCGCGGGCTGCGTCTGCCGCTGCGCCAGTCTCAACCCGGTCGTGGTGACGGCGATCCCTTAGGCGCCCTTTACCGACGTATGGCGGCGCCCGTGCTGCGCACCCGCCGGCGCGCGGCGCTGTTCCTGCTGGTCGTGCTGCTCGCCACCCTGGCTTCCTTCGCGCTGTTCGCCGTATCCGCGGTGACGGTCAAGCTGCTGCCGTTCGATGACAAGCGTGAGATCCAGGTGGTGGTCGATTTGCCGGAGAACGCCACCGCCGAGCAGACCGACCGCGTCCTGCGCGCTATCGGCAACCGCCTGGCGCCGATGCCGGAGATCACCAGCCTGCAGCGCTATGTGGCCACCTCGGCGCCGTTTAACTTTAATGGCCTGATCCGGCAGTACTATCTGCGCGAGCTGCCGTTTCAGGGCGACATCAAGGTCAACCTGTCACCGGCCGCCGAGCGCAAGCGCAGCAGCCACGCCATCGCCTTGGCGATCCGCGAGCGCATCGCTGATGTGCCGGCGCCGCGGGGCACGGCGATCCAGGTGGTCGAGGTGCCGCCAGGACCACCGGTGTTTGCGACCCTGTTGGCCGAGGTCTATGGTCCCGATCCACAGAGCCGGCGCACGGCCGCGCGCGCGGTGCGCGCGGCCTTTAACGAGGTCGATTTCATCGTCGATATCGACGACAGCATCGGCGTGCGGCGTGAGCGCCTGCACCTGCGGCCCGATCAGGCGGCCTTGGAGCGCCTCGGCGTCTCCGAGCGAGCGGTCTTGCGTGAACTCGACCTGCTGCTCGGCGGCCGCGCGTTGGAGCCGACCACCGAGCGCGCGGCCCACGGCGCTTGGCCTGTCATCATTGAACTAGGGCGCCGTGATCGGGGCCAGTTGGACACGCTGCTATCCGCCCCGGTTGCCGCGGCCGAGGGGCTGGTCGAACTCGCTCAGGTGGTCAACCTGGAGTCCGCGCAGACCGAGCGGCCGGTGTTTCGGCGCAACGGGCGCAGCCTGGTGATGGTGCAGGCGACGCTGGCCGGCAAGCGCGAGGCGCCGCTCTACGGCATGCTGCAGGTGCAGCAGGCACTGCGGGCGGCCGATGTCGATATCGCGGTCCGGCTGCGCGGCCAGCCGGTGTCGCCCGAGCGTCCGGTGCTGCTCTGGCACGGCGAATGGGAGATCACTTACACCACCTTCCGCGATATGGGGCTGGCCTTCCTCGGCGCCTTTGTGCTGATTTATGCCCTGGTGGTCGGTCACTTCGGTCGGTTCAAGCTGCCGCTGGTGATCATGCTGCCCGTGCCCTTGACCCTGCTTGGCATCGTGGTCGGTCACTGGGTCATCGGCGCCAAATTCACCGCGACCTCGATGATCGGCTTCATTGCTCTGGCCGGGATCGTCGTGCGCAACTCCGTGCTCTTGATCGAGTTTATCGAGTCACGCCGGCAGGCTGGCGCCAGGGTGCGCGAGGCAGTGATTGAAGCCGGCGCGGTACGTTTCCGCCCGATCCTGCTCACGGCGGTCACGGCGATGATCGGCGCGCTCTTCATCATCCTCGACCCGATCTTCAAGGGGCTGGCGACATCGCTGTTTTTCGGCCTGATCTCCTCCACGCTGCTGACCACGCTGGCGATCCCGGCGCTGTACATCTGGCGCCGCGGCGATGATCGTGATCCCCAGGCCCAGCGCGCAGGCTAG
- a CDS encoding efflux RND transporter periplasmic adaptor subunit yields the protein MSRVVHAQVRAVERPEARARIAGLLRDLAVDEGDPVEDGQIIARVEPVKLDARLAVAKAKRAQAETRQNRTRRALARAEELHADQVMSQADLDDAREAAVSADNAVDAADSEVDTLLARRRRGDIPAPATGWVMEVMPANGSQMQPGALIARIAAAPAVIRVAVPERHLDRLQEAMALTLETASGPQEAELVHLYPQVHQGRVEADLRLPEDQPPLPLGRRVAVRLRLEEVERFLVPERLISVRHGLTFVERADHGRTLIQLGARRGARMTVLSGLRTGDRLVAP from the coding sequence GTGAGCCGTGTCGTGCATGCGCAGGTGCGTGCGGTGGAGCGCCCGGAAGCGCGGGCGCGCATCGCCGGTCTGTTGCGCGATCTCGCTGTCGATGAGGGTGATCCGGTTGAGGATGGCCAGATCATCGCGCGGGTGGAGCCGGTGAAGCTCGACGCGCGCCTTGCCGTGGCCAAGGCGAAGCGTGCCCAAGCCGAAACCCGGCAAAACCGCACGCGTCGGGCGCTGGCCCGCGCCGAGGAGCTTCACGCCGACCAGGTGATGAGTCAGGCTGATCTCGACGACGCCCGCGAGGCAGCCGTCTCGGCTGACAACGCGGTCGACGCCGCCGACTCCGAGGTCGACACCCTGCTTGCGCGCCGCCGGCGCGGCGACATCCCGGCGCCGGCCACCGGCTGGGTCATGGAGGTGATGCCCGCCAATGGCAGTCAGATGCAGCCCGGTGCTCTGATCGCGCGCATTGCCGCAGCGCCGGCGGTGATTCGCGTCGCCGTGCCGGAGCGCCACCTGGACCGGCTTCAGGAAGCCATGGCGCTGACCCTGGAGACGGCCTCGGGTCCGCAAGAGGCCGAACTTGTGCACCTGTATCCGCAAGTGCACCAAGGCCGGGTCGAGGCTGACCTGCGCTTGCCCGAGGATCAACCCCCGCTGCCGCTTGGGCGTCGGGTGGCAGTCCGGCTGAGACTGGAGGAGGTCGAGCGGTTCCTGGTGCCCGAGCGGCTGATCAGCGTCCGCCATGGTCTGACCTTTGTTGAGCGTGCCGATCACGGGCGAACCTTGATCCAGCTCGGCGCGCGCCGGGGTGCGCGGATGACCGTCCTCTCGGGTCTGCGCACCGGCGACCGTCTGGTTGCGCCATGA
- a CDS encoding encapsulin-associated ferritin-like protein: MADSTNGLHEDPAELSALTRDMHRALVSLQEELEAVDWYRQRAEACRDGELREVLLHNMREEIEHSAMVLEWLRRRDGEFDNQLRTYLFSQVPITEAEDAATESEAPAGEAPAGDDAGAPASLTLGSLK; the protein is encoded by the coding sequence ATGGCCGATTCGACCAATGGTCTTCACGAAGACCCTGCTGAACTCAGCGCACTGACCCGCGATATGCACCGCGCCCTGGTCTCTCTGCAGGAGGAGCTCGAGGCAGTCGACTGGTATCGCCAGCGCGCCGAGGCCTGTCGCGACGGTGAGTTGCGCGAGGTCCTGCTGCACAACATGCGCGAGGAGATCGAGCACAGCGCCATGGTGCTGGAGTGGCTGCGCCGCCGCGATGGGGAGTTCGACAACCAGCTGCGCACCTATCTGTTTAGCCAGGTGCCGATCACCGAGGCCGAGGACGCCGCCACCGAAAGCGAAGCCCCAGCGGGCGAAGCACCGGCGGGCGACGACGCTGGCGCACCCGCGTCACTGACCCTTGGCAGCCTGAAATAA